In a single window of the Amycolatopsis sp. cg5 genome:
- a CDS encoding transposase, translating to MTGPRASARTRGKSDPIDALAVARAALREPDLPTAHLDQTALDLRLLTDRRESLVTRRTAVINALRWHLHDLDPALDTGTAKLTGPRTLATLTTALHALPDSVRRHLALDLVAEISALNKHIGRYERHLADLITPIAPTLLAIVGVSTVTAAKIIGETAGISRFRSSAAFAMHAGTAPIPVWSSGKTQFRLNRGGNRQLNTCLHRIAITQLAHHPPARDYRDRWTTTRPHATTKAALRALKRHLTNTIYRAMTTDATLQQDQLNQAA from the coding sequence ATGACAGGGCCCCGGGCCAGCGCCCGCACCCGCGGCAAATCAGACCCGATCGACGCGCTCGCCGTCGCCCGCGCCGCACTACGCGAACCCGACCTGCCCACCGCACATCTGGACCAGACCGCGCTGGACCTGCGGCTGCTGACCGATCGCCGGGAAAGCCTGGTCACCCGCCGCACCGCGGTCATCAACGCGCTGCGCTGGCACCTGCACGACCTCGACCCCGCCCTCGACACCGGCACCGCAAAACTGACCGGGCCACGCACCCTGGCCACGCTCACCACCGCCCTGCACGCACTACCGGACAGCGTCCGCCGTCACCTCGCCCTCGACCTCGTCGCGGAGATCAGCGCCTTGAACAAGCACATCGGCCGCTACGAGCGCCACCTCGCCGACCTGATCACCCCCATCGCGCCCACCCTGCTCGCCATCGTCGGGGTCAGCACCGTCACCGCCGCGAAAATCATCGGCGAGACCGCCGGCATCAGCCGGTTCCGCTCCAGCGCCGCCTTCGCCATGCACGCCGGAACCGCACCCATTCCCGTCTGGTCCAGCGGCAAAACACAATTCCGGCTCAACCGCGGCGGCAACCGGCAACTCAACACCTGCCTGCACCGCATCGCCATCACCCAGCTCGCACACCACCCACCCGCACGCGACTACCGAGACCGCTGGACCACCACACGCCCACACGCCACCACCAAAGCAGCCCTGCGCGCCCTCAAACGACACCTCACCAACACCATCTACCGCGCCATGACAACCGACGCCACACTCCAACAAGATCAACTAAACCAAGCTGCTTGA
- a CDS encoding PLP-dependent aminotransferase family protein, with amino-acid sequence MGTEWTTLHELLLPAAAGVGGRRGKAVESALREAVRSGVLAAGTRLPSSRDLAGQLSLSRGTVTALYEQLAAEGYLIAKHGSGTTVARLDQPEPSGTPAAEPAATWAFDLRPGLPALAAFPRAEWLRHEREVLTTAPDTMLGYPDPAGHPELRAELAGYLGRVRAVPAGPGDIVVTNGAAEALSLLATVLHARGHRRIAVEDPSHRGQAELLAAQGLRPIGIPVDDAGIQPSHLSTSDCGTVMVTAAHQFPLGVPLDPERRRALLKWARDTDGLVIEDDYDAEHRYDRPALSAIKALDPERVVYLGSVSKVLAPALRIGWLVLPPSIRAEIVAAKYTHDLGCAPLPQATLARMLRSGGYDRHLRRTRRLYRRRRDALLDALATTFPDWRPIGIAAGLHVVVRLPDGADDNALSRELAGHGINAPSLASYATGSLFPGLVLGYAALTPDRLVAAVLAMRAALA; translated from the coding sequence ATGGGTACCGAGTGGACCACTTTGCATGAGCTGCTTCTGCCCGCGGCGGCCGGTGTGGGTGGCAGGCGCGGCAAGGCGGTCGAGTCCGCGCTCAGGGAGGCCGTGCGGTCGGGGGTGCTCGCTGCCGGGACGCGGCTGCCGTCGAGCCGTGATCTCGCCGGGCAGCTGAGCCTGTCCAGAGGCACCGTCACCGCGCTGTACGAGCAGCTCGCCGCCGAGGGGTACCTGATCGCCAAGCACGGCTCGGGGACCACGGTCGCCAGGCTCGACCAGCCGGAGCCGTCCGGCACGCCCGCCGCCGAACCCGCCGCGACCTGGGCGTTCGACCTCAGGCCGGGACTGCCCGCGCTCGCCGCGTTCCCCCGCGCCGAATGGCTGCGGCACGAACGCGAAGTGCTCACCACCGCGCCCGACACGATGCTCGGCTATCCCGATCCGGCCGGGCATCCCGAGCTGCGCGCGGAACTCGCCGGGTACCTCGGGCGGGTGCGCGCGGTCCCGGCGGGTCCCGGTGACATCGTCGTCACGAACGGGGCGGCCGAGGCGCTGTCGCTGCTCGCCACCGTGCTCCACGCGCGCGGGCACCGGCGGATCGCCGTCGAGGATCCCAGCCATCGCGGGCAGGCGGAACTCCTTGCCGCGCAAGGATTGCGTCCGATCGGCATCCCGGTCGACGACGCGGGCATCCAGCCGTCCCACTTGTCCACATCGGACTGCGGGACGGTCATGGTCACCGCGGCGCACCAGTTCCCGCTCGGTGTCCCGCTCGATCCGGAGCGCCGCCGCGCGCTGCTGAAGTGGGCCAGGGACACCGACGGTCTCGTCATCGAGGACGACTACGACGCCGAGCACCGGTACGACCGGCCCGCGCTCAGCGCGATCAAGGCACTCGATCCCGAACGGGTCGTCTACCTCGGGAGTGTCAGTAAGGTGCTCGCGCCCGCGCTGCGGATCGGGTGGCTGGTGCTGCCGCCGTCCATCAGGGCCGAGATCGTCGCGGCGAAGTACACCCACGATCTCGGCTGCGCGCCGCTGCCGCAGGCGACGCTCGCGCGCATGCTGCGCTCCGGCGGGTACGACCGGCATCTACGGCGTACTCGCCGTCTCTACCGCCGTCGCCGGGACGCGCTGCTCGACGCGCTGGCCACCACGTTCCCGGACTGGCGGCCGATCGGCATCGCCGCGGGCCTGCACGTCGTCGTCCGGCTCCCCGACGGCGCCGACGACAACGCGCTCAGCCGGGAACTGGCCGGGCACGGCATCAACGCGCCGAGCTTGGCGAGTTACGCGACCGGCAGCCTCTTTCCCGGCCTGGTGCTGGGCTATGCCGCGCTGACGCCCGACCGGCTCGTGGCCGCGGTGCTGGCCATGCGGGCGGCGCTGGCCTGA